In Wenyingzhuangia fucanilytica, the following are encoded in one genomic region:
- the hpf gene encoding ribosome hibernation-promoting factor, HPF/YfiA family, with product MKVFVQSVNFNADKDLVEFVNKKVEGLEKFHDKIVDGEVFLKVQQTSEKENKITELKLNVPGHDLMVKKESKTFEEGISLCADAMKRQLMKVKEKERVVHQ from the coding sequence ATGAAGGTATTTGTTCAGTCAGTAAATTTCAACGCCGACAAGGATTTGGTAGAATTTGTAAATAAAAAAGTAGAAGGGCTTGAAAAGTTTCACGATAAGATAGTTGATGGAGAAGTGTTCTTAAAGGTGCAACAGACCAGTGAAAAGGAGAATAAAATAACGGAATTGAAGTTAAATGTTCCTGGACATGATTTGATGGTGAAAAAAGAATCAAAAACTTTTGAAGAGGGAATAAGTTTGTGCGCAGATGCCATGAAAAGGCAGTTAATGAAGGTAAAAGAAAAGGAAAGAGTAGTACATCAATAA